The Desulfosporosinus acidiphilus SJ4 genome has a window encoding:
- a CDS encoding C-GCAxxG-C-C family protein produces MDDMAMEARSRAGNKFKEGLNCSESILQTFNELLKNPLNSESLKMASGFGGGLGHAGCMCGALTSSVMILGLYQGRTTPQIDREPVYNLAHEFHDRFSDQFGGTCCRVLNPHEFDTPEHLRHCLKLTGGTAKLLMEYILEKGLSLPNK; encoded by the coding sequence ATGGACGACATGGCAATGGAGGCTCGTTCACGAGCTGGAAACAAATTTAAGGAAGGCCTAAATTGTTCAGAGTCAATTCTGCAAACGTTTAATGAATTACTCAAAAATCCCCTGAATAGTGAAAGCTTAAAAATGGCATCGGGGTTTGGGGGAGGATTAGGGCATGCCGGCTGTATGTGCGGGGCTTTAACCAGTTCAGTCATGATTTTAGGACTTTACCAAGGTCGTACCACTCCCCAGATAGATCGGGAACCTGTTTACAACCTCGCCCATGAATTCCATGATCGCTTTTCTGATCAATTTGGAGGGACTTGTTGCCGGGTTTTAAATCCTCATGAATTTGATACTCCGGAGCATTTAAGACATTGTCTGAAACTAACAGGGGGAACCGCCAAACTTCTGATGGAATATATCTTGGAAAAAGGGCTTTCCTTACCAAATAAATAA
- a CDS encoding DoxX family membrane protein, translating to MNSYFDAVKSELKDWKKALVVIIFTVARIIYGYAWVEAGWEKATSGWLNLAGGHAKGLIAGMVANMLPPKAHGFDPLYINKLWAWIAVHIFNGMPGITDFLVPICEIAVGIGMIIGFRLLWVALLGLFLNVQFITAGSGNNFGYIWTNIIVMNFAKYFELIGVSGYLRFKKGQKVLN from the coding sequence ATGAACTCATATTTTGATGCTGTCAAATCAGAATTAAAGGATTGGAAAAAGGCTCTCGTAGTTATAATTTTCACAGTAGCAAGAATCATTTATGGTTATGCCTGGGTTGAGGCAGGTTGGGAAAAAGCAACTTCAGGTTGGCTTAACTTGGCTGGAGGTCATGCTAAAGGACTCATAGCAGGAATGGTTGCCAACATGCTCCCGCCTAAAGCGCATGGATTTGACCCTCTCTATATCAATAAATTATGGGCTTGGATTGCCGTTCATATCTTTAACGGTATGCCCGGTATAACAGATTTCTTAGTTCCCATTTGCGAGATTGCGGTTGGTATAGGAATGATCATCGGTTTCAGACTCTTATGGGTTGCTTTACTTGGTCTCTTCCTGAATGTGCAGTTTATAACTGCCGGATCTGGAAACAACTTTGGCTATATCTGGACGAACATCATTGTTATGAATTTCGCAAAATATTTCGAATTAATCGGTGTTAGTGGATATTTAAGGTTTAAAAAAGGTCAAAAAGTTCTTAACTAA